A genomic region of Streptomyces sp. R33 contains the following coding sequences:
- a CDS encoding PAS domain-containing protein, giving the protein MSASGRSETTDDLLAALLDGMDAALCAFDSDGVITHWNREAERILGWTAAEAVGRKGFAGWAVRAADAQDVEERLMAAQDVPGRQVHEFALLTKEGGRVLVRTQSAGVPGADGKPAGVYCAFSEVHAQIDLERSIALSEALMDDASWGVVLVDVDLRPAVVNAHAARAFGSGRTALLGRPLGELLVQGVEELEGALQHVLADGSPPAPVELWVSVRTPEGVRRRCWRSGFLRLGSPLAEEPVPLGVGWLFQDITEARQTALDTAQLRFRAGQLHRSGRAAAECEDPAEAAAVRLDFALAGFAEHALLDVLEQSAAPDRQRLVRVAASPPMLPGAGPAAGASQARYEPGHPALQALDRIGSVRTSAPRGEAAAGWARERQWPQDAAHVLCTVLRSRGRTLGALTFVRGASRAAFEQADAAYAEEVAARVAADLDLAARPRTPGDGLPRS; this is encoded by the coding sequence GTGAGTGCTTCCGGACGGAGTGAGACCACCGACGATCTGCTCGCAGCGCTGCTGGACGGGATGGACGCGGCCCTGTGCGCGTTCGACTCCGACGGCGTGATCACGCACTGGAACCGGGAGGCCGAGCGGATCCTCGGCTGGACCGCCGCCGAGGCGGTCGGGCGCAAGGGGTTCGCCGGGTGGGCCGTGCGGGCCGCCGACGCGCAGGACGTCGAGGAGCGGCTCATGGCCGCGCAGGACGTGCCCGGGCGCCAGGTGCACGAGTTCGCTCTGCTGACCAAGGAGGGCGGGCGGGTGCTCGTGCGGACCCAGTCCGCCGGGGTGCCCGGGGCGGACGGGAAGCCCGCCGGGGTGTACTGCGCCTTCAGCGAGGTGCACGCGCAGATCGACCTGGAGCGGTCCATCGCGCTCAGCGAGGCGCTGATGGACGACGCCTCGTGGGGTGTCGTCCTCGTCGATGTGGATCTGCGGCCCGCCGTGGTCAACGCGCACGCCGCCCGCGCCTTCGGATCGGGGCGCACCGCGCTGCTCGGCCGGCCGCTGGGGGAGCTGCTGGTCCAGGGCGTCGAGGAGCTGGAGGGGGCGCTGCAGCACGTGCTCGCCGACGGGTCGCCGCCGGCGCCCGTGGAGCTGTGGGTGTCCGTGCGTACGCCGGAGGGGGTGCGGCGGCGGTGCTGGCGGTCCGGGTTCCTGCGGCTGGGGTCGCCGCTCGCGGAGGAGCCGGTGCCACTCGGGGTCGGCTGGCTGTTCCAGGACATCACCGAGGCCCGGCAGACGGCGCTGGACACGGCGCAGCTGCGGTTCCGCGCCGGCCAGCTGCACCGCTCGGGCCGGGCGGCCGCCGAGTGCGAGGACCCGGCCGAGGCGGCCGCCGTACGGCTGGACTTCGCCCTGGCCGGCTTCGCGGAGCACGCGCTGCTCGACGTACTGGAGCAGTCGGCCGCCCCGGACCGCCAGCGCCTCGTACGGGTGGCGGCCTCGCCGCCGATGCTGCCCGGGGCGGGGCCGGCGGCGGGGGCGAGCCAGGCCCGGTACGAGCCGGGGCATCCGGCGCTGCAGGCGCTGGACCGGATCGGCTCGGTGCGTACGAGTGCCCCGCGCGGGGAGGCGGCCGCGGGCTGGGCGCGGGAACGGCAGTGGCCGCAGGACGCGGCGCACGTGCTGTGCACGGTGCTGCGCAGCCGCGGGCGGACCCTGGGCGCGCTGACGTTCGTACGGGGCGCTTCGCGGGCCGCCTTCGAGCAGGCGGACGCGGCGTACGCGGAGGAGGTGGCGGCCCGGGTCGCGGCCGATCTCGACCTGGCCGCCCGGCCGCGCACCCCCGGCGACGGATTACCGCGTTCCTAG
- the pdxH gene encoding pyridoxamine 5'-phosphate oxidase, giving the protein MARVTDQDIDPATMRKQYRSEIVHEGSLAEDPMRQFAEWFQQAADSHLFEPNAMVVSTATPDGRPSSRTVLLKQFDERGFAFYTNYGSRKGREIDANPHVALLFPWHPIARQVIVTGTASRIGRDETAAYFRSRPHGSQLGAWASEQSRVIGSRAELDRRYAELAERYPEGEQVPVPPEWGGIRIVPDAMEFWQGHENRLHDRLRYVLEDGKWRLERLCP; this is encoded by the coding sequence ATGGCTCGCGTGACCGACCAGGACATTGACCCCGCCACGATGCGCAAGCAGTACCGCTCGGAGATCGTCCACGAGGGCAGCCTCGCCGAGGACCCCATGCGGCAGTTCGCCGAGTGGTTCCAGCAGGCCGCCGACTCGCACCTCTTCGAACCGAACGCGATGGTCGTCTCGACGGCGACCCCCGACGGCCGCCCCAGCTCCCGCACGGTGCTGCTGAAGCAGTTCGACGAGCGGGGCTTCGCCTTCTACACCAACTACGGCTCGCGCAAGGGCCGCGAGATCGACGCGAACCCGCACGTCGCGCTGCTCTTCCCCTGGCACCCCATCGCCCGCCAGGTCATCGTCACCGGCACGGCCTCGCGGATCGGCCGCGACGAGACGGCGGCGTACTTCCGCTCCCGCCCGCACGGTTCCCAGCTGGGCGCCTGGGCCAGCGAACAGTCCCGGGTGATCGGCTCCCGCGCCGAGCTCGACCGCCGCTACGCGGAACTCGCGGAGCGCTACCCCGAGGGCGAGCAGGTTCCCGTCCCGCCCGAATGGGGCGGCATCCGGATCGTCCCCGACGCGATGGAGTTCTGGCAGGGCCACGAGAACCGGCTCCACGACCGCCTGCGCTACGTCCTCGAGGACGGCAAGTGGCGCCTGGAACGCCTCTGCCCCTAG
- a CDS encoding SIS domain-containing protein, which produces MSESKLAGQFLDAAIGLLQRVRDEEAAHIAEAGAAVADAVAAGNRLFAFGAGHSSLPAQDVVYRAGGLALMNFLAVPGTVGIDVMPATLGSALERVDGLAGAVLDSSPAARGDVLVIISLSGRNALPVEMAMNARAIGLKVIGVTSVAYATETRSRHVSGTFLKDHCDIVLDSKIAVGDAELSLDGIDAPFAPASTVVTSAIMQAVMAAAAGELAARGMEPPLLRSGNVDGGHEWNGRVLQEYGDRIFFRH; this is translated from the coding sequence ATGAGCGAGAGCAAGCTGGCCGGTCAGTTCCTCGACGCCGCGATCGGGCTCCTGCAGCGCGTGCGCGACGAGGAGGCCGCGCACATCGCCGAGGCCGGCGCCGCCGTCGCCGACGCCGTCGCCGCCGGGAACCGGCTCTTCGCCTTCGGCGCGGGCCACTCCTCGCTCCCCGCCCAGGACGTGGTCTACCGGGCCGGCGGACTCGCCCTGATGAACTTCCTCGCCGTCCCCGGCACCGTCGGCATCGACGTCATGCCGGCCACCCTCGGCAGCGCCCTGGAGCGGGTCGACGGCCTCGCCGGGGCCGTCCTCGACAGCAGCCCGGCCGCCCGGGGTGACGTCCTCGTGATCATCTCCCTCTCCGGGCGCAACGCCCTGCCCGTCGAGATGGCCATGAACGCCCGCGCCATCGGCCTGAAGGTCATCGGCGTGACCTCCGTGGCGTACGCGACGGAGACCAGGTCGCGGCACGTCTCGGGCACCTTCCTCAAGGACCACTGCGACATCGTCCTCGACAGCAAGATCGCGGTCGGCGACGCCGAACTGAGCCTCGACGGCATCGACGCGCCCTTCGCGCCCGCCTCCACCGTCGTGACCAGCGCGATCATGCAGGCCGTGATGGCGGCGGCCGCCGGCGAGCTCGCCGCCCGCGGCATGGAGCCCCCGCTGCTGCGCTCGGGCAACGTCGACGGCGGCCACGAATGGAACGGCCGCGTCCTGCAGGAGTACGGCGACAGGATCTTCTTCCGCCACTGA
- a CDS encoding citrate synthase 2, whose translation MSDFVPGLEGIVAFETEIAEPDKEGGSLRYRGVDIEDLVGHVSFGNVWGLLVDGAFNPGLPAAEPFPIPVHSGDIRVDVQSALAMLAPVWGLKPLLDIDEQTARDDLARAAVMALSYVAQSARGQGRPMVPQSEIDKAESVVERFMIRWRGEPDPKHVKAVDAYWTSAAEHGMNASTFTARVIASTGADVAAALSGAVGAMSGPLHGGAPSRVLGMIEEIERSGDAVAYVKKALDKGERLMGFGHRVYRAEDPRARVLRRTAKELDAPRYEVAAALEKAALEELHARRPDRVLATNVEFWAAIMLDFAEVPAHMFTSMFTCARTAGWSAHILEQKRTGRLVRPSARYIGPGQRNPREIEGYADIASTA comes from the coding sequence ATGTCCGACTTCGTACCCGGGCTCGAAGGGATCGTCGCGTTCGAGACCGAGATCGCCGAACCGGATAAGGAGGGCGGGTCGCTCCGCTACCGCGGGGTCGACATCGAGGATCTCGTCGGGCACGTCTCGTTCGGCAACGTCTGGGGCCTGCTGGTCGACGGGGCGTTCAACCCGGGCCTGCCCGCCGCCGAGCCCTTCCCGATCCCGGTGCACTCCGGTGACATCCGTGTCGACGTGCAGTCCGCGCTCGCCATGCTCGCCCCCGTGTGGGGTCTGAAACCGCTGCTCGACATCGACGAGCAGACCGCCCGCGACGACCTCGCGCGCGCCGCCGTGATGGCGCTGTCGTACGTCGCCCAGTCCGCGCGCGGGCAGGGCCGGCCGATGGTGCCGCAGAGCGAGATCGACAAGGCCGAGTCCGTGGTCGAGCGGTTCATGATCCGCTGGCGCGGCGAGCCGGACCCGAAGCACGTCAAGGCCGTCGACGCGTACTGGACCTCGGCCGCCGAGCACGGGATGAACGCGTCGACGTTCACCGCGCGGGTGATCGCCTCGACCGGTGCGGACGTCGCCGCCGCCCTCTCGGGTGCCGTCGGCGCCATGTCCGGGCCGCTGCACGGCGGTGCGCCGTCCCGCGTCCTCGGCATGATCGAGGAGATCGAGCGCAGCGGCGACGCCGTGGCGTACGTGAAGAAGGCCCTGGACAAGGGCGAGCGGCTGATGGGCTTCGGGCACCGCGTGTACCGGGCCGAGGACCCGCGCGCCCGTGTGCTGCGGCGTACCGCCAAGGAGCTGGACGCGCCGCGCTACGAGGTGGCCGCCGCGCTGGAGAAGGCCGCGCTGGAGGAGCTGCACGCGCGCCGCCCCGACCGGGTGCTCGCGACGAACGTGGAGTTCTGGGCCGCGATCATGCTGGACTTCGCGGAGGTCCCGGCGCACATGTTCACCTCGATGTTCACCTGCGCCCGTACCGCCGGCTGGTCGGCGCACATCCTGGAACAGAAGCGCACGGGCCGCCTGGTGCGCCCGTCGGCCCGCTACATCGGCCCGGGTCAGCGCAACCCCCGCGAGATCGAGGGGTACGCCGACATCGCCTCGACGGCCTGA